The nucleotide sequence ACATCCTGATTTTCGCCCTGATAACCCGGCACCAGAGGCAAACCCGCCTGCTTTGCCAGCTCTTTACAGTGAACCTTGTCACCCAAGGCACGGATCGCTTCCGGAGAAGGACCAATGAAGGTCAAACCGGCTTTGTTCACCGCTTCGGCGAAATCGGCATTTTCAGAAAGGAAACCAAAGCCCGGATGCACCGCCTGCGCACCACCGGCCAAAGCGCCGTTGATATTTGCTGGGATGTTCAGATAACTTTCCGCCGTTGCCGCAGGCCCCACGCAGATGGTTTTGGTCGCCATGCGGTAAGCGCGCGTGTTGATATCGGCTTCTGAATGCAGAAGCACAGTTTCAATACCCATTTCTTCGCAGGCTTTGATAATACGAACAGCCACTTCACCGCGATTGGCGATGGCAATACGTGTGAACTTTTTCATTAATTCAGTCTCCATGCGGGCTCACGCTTTTCAAGGAAGGATTTCAGACCTTCCTGCCCTTCATTGCTGGCACGACGTTCTGCGATCACCGTGGTTGTGCGGCTGCGCTGATCGGCCCAGTTCAAGGTATCAATATCATTCAAAAGTTTTTTGGTTTCACGAACCGCATCCGGACCGCACTGCATGTAGCCGTGCAGAACCTTTTGCAAAGCCGTGTGGCCTTCGCCCACTGGAACCACTTCTGTTACCAGACCGGCCTGTTGAGCGATGTGCGGGTTAAACACCACACCTGAAAGCATCAGCGGACGAACTTTGCCCGCCACAGCTTTTTTATTCACAAAAGCACTGATCACCGCTGGAGCAATCCCCAGTTTCACTTCACTGAAACAGAACTGCGTGTTTTCTTCAGCAATGACTTCATCACAAACTGCCACCAGCCCCAAAGCGCCGCCGAAGGCCGCCCCGTGAATCATGCCAATCACCGGCAGACTGCACTGAGCGATAGCTTCAAACATACCGAAAAGCTTCAAAGAATCCTCACGGTTTTGCTCAAAAGAAAAATTCACCATCTCTTTCATCCAGTTCAGGTCAGCTCCGGCACAGAAGACTTTGCCTTCCCCTTGTAGAACCACGGCACGCAGATCTTTGCGCGCTTCCAGATCAGTAAAGATCCTGGTCAACTCAGCGATCATCTCCGGGTTGAAAGAGTTACGCACTTCGGGCCTGTGAAGTTTCACATAGGCCACCTGATTCATTTCTGTAACTACAACAAAAGACATAATTACATCCTGAAGACGCCCTGAGTTTTTTCACCCCAGGACTTGTTAAGACTTGCCGAAATCCCCAGCGCCAACACACGACGGGTGTCTGCCGGATCAATGATCCCGTCATCCCACAGGCGCGCCGAGGAATAATAACAAGCACTTTCTTTTTCGTATTTTTCCAAAGTCGGACGTTTAAACTCGGCCTGTTCTTCAGCAGACATCGTTTGTTTTTTCGCCGCCATCTGATCCATTTTCACGGTCAGAAGAACGTTTGCCGCCTGCTCGCCACCCATCACGCTGATCTTGGCGTTAGGCCACATCCACAACTGACGAGGCTGGAAGGCGCGACCGCACATACCATAGTTGCCAGCGCCGTAAGAGCCACCAATCACCACGGTGAATTTCGGCACATGGGCGTTGGAAACGGCCATAACCATTTTCGCCCCGTGTTTGGCGATACCTTCGTTTTCATATTTTTTACCGACCATGAAGCCGGTGATGTTTTGCAGGAAGATCAAAGGCACTTCGCGCTGCTCACACAATTCGATAAAGTGCGCGGCTTTCAAAGAGCTTTCGCTGAACAACACACCGTTATTCGCAATGATGCCCACGGGCATTCCCCAGATGTGAGCAAACCCCGTTACAAGAGTTTTACCGTACAGCGGTTTAAATTCATGGAAACGAGAACCGTCCACGATGCGCGCGATAACCTCACGCACATCAAATGGAGTGCGGCTGTCTTTCGGGATGACCCCGTAAAGTTCCTTCTGGTCAAACAATGGCTCTTCCACCGGAAGGGTTTTCAACTGCACCGCACGTTTGTGGTTCAGGTGAGCCACGATCGAACGCGTGATTTCAATGGCGTGTTCGTCATCTTCAGCAAAGTGATCCGTCACACCGGAATTTTCACAGTGCACTTGCGCCCCACCCAGTTCCTGAGCATCAACAACTTCGCCCGTTGCCGCTTTCACCAAAGGAGGCCCACCCAGGAAGATGGTTCCGTTTTCTTTCACGATCACGGTTTCATCACTCATCGCTGGAACATAGGCGCCACCCGCGGTGCAAGAACCCATCACCACCGCAATTTGCGGGATGTTGGCGGCCGACATGCGCGCTTGATTGTAGAAGATTCTGCCGAAGTGATCACGATCCGGGAACACATCCGCCTGCATTGGCAGGAAGGCGCCGCCGGAATCCACAAGGTAAATACAAGGCAGACCGTTTTCAAAAGCGATCTCTTGCGCACGCAAGTGCTTCTTCACGGTCATCGGGAAGTAAGTGCCGCCTTTGACCGTCGCATCGTTCGCCACGATCACGCACTCAGTGCCGTGAATGACACCGATACCGGTGACCACGCCCGCACCCGGTGCCTGGCCTTCGTACATGTCCCAAGCCGCAAGGGTTGAGAACTCCAGGAACGCGGTTCCGCCGTCAACCAAAGCCTCGATACGCTCACGCGCTGTCAACTTGCCACGGGATTTGTGTTTTTTAGTCGCGTCTTCGCCGCCACCTTGTTTGACAAGGTTTACGCGTTCACGCCATTCGTTGACGATACCAAGCATGGCCTCGCGGTTGAGCTTGAAATCACTGGAACTGGAATCAATGTTTGTCTCTAAAATTTCCATAGAACCTTGTACTATCCCTCACTGCCAGGCAAAGCCGGAGTGTGTTTAAAACTCAAATGCAAACGGAACTCTGCCACGGCTTGATCGTTGCTGTCGAAAACCTTCAGCTCCACCTCGGCTTTGGCTTCGCGGTGATCGCGGACTTCCGCCAGGACCACTTCGCGCACTGTTTCTGGAAGCTCCATGCGAACACGGCATTCTTCACTGGTGACTTTGAACAATTCAGACTCAAGACGGGTCACGTTGATTTCAAAAGAACCCATCGGGGCATGGCGCATCCACAGCAGTTTGGCCGCCTCAATCGCCGCCGTCACCAAAGCACCCTCGTGCATGGTTTTGACTTCGTTCAGGTTGCGGGTGCGGGCCGGAACCACCATTTCTACCTGAGTATCGGACAAGCGAGAGATTCTCAGACCCATGCCTGCCGAGAAGGGGCGCACGATATCCAGCGCATAACTAAGCGCAGCATGAGAGGCCTTCGGAGAAACCTCTTCCAGCAAGGCTGCCAAGTCCGCGGCACTCAGACGAATGCCCCGTTCTTCAAGCTGAGATTTCAGCCCGTCTTTGGCGTTTTGCAACTGCTGACGCAGGTTTTGCTCCAGCTCAATCCCCTTTGACATTAAGATTGTCAGCCATTGTTGGTTCATGAGATACCCTCTCTGTGCGAGTGTTGAAAAAAACTGAATATCATGCTCGGATAACGATGTCAGTTTTATCACACTGAGTAAATGGAGAGAGGACTCTAGAGATGAAGAAAATTGTAAGCCTGGTTATTTTCATTGCTGCCTTGGTTTGGACCTGGAATGTAATCCACACTTCCCAAGCCGTTGGATTTGAGACGCACTCCGGCATTCAGGTGAAATTGGCTGAACTTATCACTCAAACTTTGGCTGCTAAAAAGCCACACGCCAAAGACCTTTCCATCTCTCGTTTGTGGACTGAAACCCTGAGCGACAACAAGGTTCGCGCGGTGTTTGCTTACAAGTTCACTGACGTGACTGAAGACGGCGAATCCATGGAACAAGTGATCGAAGGTGAAGCGGTTCTTTACCGTGATGTTTCTGATCAGGAAAACGTGGATAAATGGGTTCTGCAATCCGTAAAAACCACCAATGACATCGTGGTTTTCTCTGAAGGCTCCACTATCACTCCGGGCACTGACGAAGTAACAACTGAAGCTGCTCCAGAGGCGACTCCGGCAGCCACTGCGACTCCGACTCCTGCTCCGACAGCGACCCCTGGCCACTAATGGCAATTCCCACAAATTTCATCCAAATTGATGAAGAGGGTTTTGCTCTGAGCCGTGAGGTTCGCATTCAAGACCCGATTGTGGGACAAGAAATTCTGCAAAATCTGAAAATTCACGAAGGTGGCACTCTGCTTTCCACCTTCGGCGATGTCGCGGTGATCGTTGAAGCCTTCGACGAACCTTACGTAGCCGCTCAAGTAAATCTGAAAGACGACAAAACCTGGGAAATCCTGCTTCCGTATGGCGTGCATTATGCCTTCGAACTGGAATCCTTGTCTTTGGATGAATGGGACCGTTTTCACGGTTATGCCGCAAATAAAATTCCGTTCGTGATGTCCCGCAAGGCCCAGGCCACGTTCTTCAACCTGCTTGAAGAATTCGGTGACGACTTCATCGAATTTAACGGCAAAACCTACGACAT is from Bdellovibrio bacteriovorus str. Tiberius and encodes:
- a CDS encoding enoyl-CoA hydratase-related protein, giving the protein MSFVVVTEMNQVAYVKLHRPEVRNSFNPEMIAELTRIFTDLEARKDLRAVVLQGEGKVFCAGADLNWMKEMVNFSFEQNREDSLKLFGMFEAIAQCSLPVIGMIHGAAFGGALGLVAVCDEVIAEENTQFCFSEVKLGIAPAVISAFVNKKAVAGKVRPLMLSGVVFNPHIAQQAGLVTEVVPVGEGHTALQKVLHGYMQCGPDAVRETKKLLNDIDTLNWADQRSRTTTVIAERRASNEGQEGLKSFLEKREPAWRLN
- a CDS encoding PaaI family thioesterase, producing the protein MNQQWLTILMSKGIELEQNLRQQLQNAKDGLKSQLEERGIRLSAADLAALLEEVSPKASHAALSYALDIVRPFSAGMGLRISRLSDTQVEMVVPARTRNLNEVKTMHEGALVTAAIEAAKLLWMRHAPMGSFEINVTRLESELFKVTSEECRVRMELPETVREVVLAEVRDHREAKAEVELKVFDSNDQAVAEFRLHLSFKHTPALPGSEG
- a CDS encoding carboxyl transferase domain-containing protein — encoded protein: MEILETNIDSSSSDFKLNREAMLGIVNEWRERVNLVKQGGGEDATKKHKSRGKLTARERIEALVDGGTAFLEFSTLAAWDMYEGQAPGAGVVTGIGVIHGTECVIVANDATVKGGTYFPMTVKKHLRAQEIAFENGLPCIYLVDSGGAFLPMQADVFPDRDHFGRIFYNQARMSAANIPQIAVVMGSCTAGGAYVPAMSDETVIVKENGTIFLGGPPLVKAATGEVVDAQELGGAQVHCENSGVTDHFAEDDEHAIEITRSIVAHLNHKRAVQLKTLPVEEPLFDQKELYGVIPKDSRTPFDVREVIARIVDGSRFHEFKPLYGKTLVTGFAHIWGMPVGIIANNGVLFSESSLKAAHFIELCEQREVPLIFLQNITGFMVGKKYENEGIAKHGAKMVMAVSNAHVPKFTVVIGGSYGAGNYGMCGRAFQPRQLWMWPNAKISVMGGEQAANVLLTVKMDQMAAKKQTMSAEEQAEFKRPTLEKYEKESACYYSSARLWDDGIIDPADTRRVLALGISASLNKSWGEKTQGVFRM